The following are encoded in a window of Nakamurella sp. A5-74 genomic DNA:
- a CDS encoding ATP-binding cassette domain-containing protein, whose amino-acid sequence MTASALRAEDLYRFFRTGGEEILALRGVSLAVESGETVVVAGPSGSGKSTLLSCLAGLDEPAGGRVTVGGEQLSHRPEAVRARVRGRRIGVLLQSRNLITHLSVQNNIRIAQTAGRRQRNRPTVGLLLDQVGLTAHRHSRPAQLSGGELARAGLAVALANAPDIVLADEPTGELDGRTEQHILTLLRDQAGRGAALLIVTHSAATVAAADRVITLTDGRITT is encoded by the coding sequence ATGACTGCCTCAGCGCTCCGAGCCGAGGACCTGTACCGCTTCTTCCGCACCGGTGGTGAGGAGATCCTGGCGCTGCGCGGAGTGTCGCTGGCAGTCGAATCCGGGGAGACCGTCGTCGTCGCGGGGCCGTCCGGAAGCGGCAAGTCAACACTGCTGAGCTGTCTGGCCGGTCTGGACGAACCTGCGGGCGGAAGGGTGACCGTGGGCGGGGAGCAGCTCAGTCACCGTCCCGAAGCCGTCCGGGCACGAGTACGCGGCCGCCGTATCGGCGTGTTGCTGCAGTCGCGCAACTTGATCACGCACCTCAGTGTGCAGAACAACATCCGCATCGCCCAGACCGCCGGCAGGCGTCAGCGGAACCGGCCCACCGTCGGCCTGCTGCTGGACCAAGTAGGGCTGACGGCCCACCGGCACTCCCGACCAGCACAGCTGTCCGGCGGCGAACTCGCCCGAGCCGGGCTCGCCGTGGCCCTGGCGAACGCACCGGACATCGTGCTGGCCGACGAACCCACCGGTGAGCTCGACGGCCGCACCGAGCAGCACATCCTCACGCTGCTCCGCGATCAGGCAGGTCGGGGTGCCGCACTGCTCATCGTCACCCACAGCGCTGCGACAGTCGCCGCCGCAGATCGGGTCATCACCCTGACTGACGGACGGATCACCACATGA
- a CDS encoding ATP-binding cassette domain-containing protein, which yields MNDAEVLVRCDDVGHTFGSGPAAIVAVHGATCVVRDKDRIALVGPSGSGKSTLLHLMAGLEEPTSGRLSWPALSSDYYDRAASIGVVFQSPSLIPDLDVFENVELPLLIAPSPGDRSSERTAVLIKDALANVGVEDLITRLPEELSGGQAQRVAVARVLAQAPRLILADEPTGQLDSRTAHHVIDVLLSAARRLDAALVVATHDPTVAGRLDTTWSMHEGRLAPRGDTR from the coding sequence ATGAACGACGCCGAGGTACTCGTCCGCTGCGACGATGTCGGACACACCTTCGGCTCGGGGCCAGCTGCGATCGTCGCCGTGCACGGCGCCACCTGCGTGGTCCGGGACAAGGACCGGATCGCCCTGGTCGGGCCGTCGGGCTCCGGAAAATCCACCTTGCTGCACCTCATGGCTGGTCTGGAAGAACCCACCAGCGGCCGGCTCAGTTGGCCGGCGCTGAGCTCGGACTACTACGACCGCGCAGCCAGCATCGGAGTCGTCTTCCAGAGCCCCAGCCTGATCCCTGATCTGGATGTCTTCGAGAACGTCGAACTGCCGTTGCTGATCGCGCCCTCCCCCGGCGACCGCAGCTCCGAGCGAACAGCCGTGCTCATCAAGGACGCCCTGGCGAACGTGGGTGTCGAGGACCTCATCACCCGGCTGCCGGAAGAGCTCTCCGGGGGTCAGGCCCAACGCGTCGCCGTCGCCCGGGTGCTGGCCCAGGCACCCCGACTCATTCTCGCCGACGAACCGACGGGCCAACTGGACAGCCGCACGGCGCACCACGTCATCGACGTGCTGCTCAGCGCTGCCCGTCGATTGGACGCCGCCCTGGTGGTCGCCACCCACGACCCGACCGTCGCCGGCCGCCTGGACACCACGTGGAGCATGCACGAAGGTCGGCTGGCTCCCCGGGGTGACACCCGATGA
- a CDS encoding ABC transporter permease has translation MIGTWTAGLIRHRAGRLGATAAGIALAVGLVASLGTFLTASENTMTRRAVSSVIVPWQIEVQRGADAAAMGTLVRAEPGVAKVEAVQFASTSGFESTGSGTTQTTGPGVVLGISPTYRSTFPDEFRTLTGATTGALLAQQTAANLHAGPGDTIRVRLAGGAWRAVTIAGIIDLPQADSLFQRIGAPPQSQPSAPPDNVLVLPQNSLNSLLGGTAGASVGTTEQFHVTLDPLQAHDPAAAYTATVTAAHHLEAASTGGTRVGNNVGAALDAARKDARYAELLFLFLGLPGVILAALITAGLVGAGANRRREEQALLRLRGLRPRDVATLAAVEAAIVGVVGGLLGLALASVAGSWAFSSLSVGSSGLPTVGWAVAAVAAGLVVTAITVLLPATADLRGRTVVDTRRQHQRRRGSWWSKIGLDVLLIVSALLIFRAAASDNYSLVLAPEGVASISVSYWAFLGPALLWLGTSLLLWRLTNLLLRAARRPLTAIFRPVAGALAPVGAAGMARRRRPLATAVVLLALAVSFAISTATFTATYQQQAEVDAVLTNGADVTVTQPPGTISPPSAGDRLSSIRGVKHVEPLQHRFAYVGSDLQDLYGVRPDTITDATALQDAYFVGGSARQMMGILQTKPDSILVSDETVKDFQLAPGDLVNLRLPDSRTHALITVPFHYAGIVTEFPTAPKDSFFVANAAYIATATGSDAVGSFLLDTSGADPAAVAADIRTAVGTSASVTDITQTRLQVGSSLTSVNLTGLTQLELAFAILLAAAAGALVMWIGLAERRRSRAIMTVIGARRRQLTGLVISEAIPIAALGTFGGLVISWALSQMLVKVLTGVFDPPPSSIAVPWTYVALVLVSTVLTLGLAAVISTRRSNRPPIEELRDL, from the coding sequence ATGATCGGCACCTGGACAGCGGGCCTGATCCGGCACCGGGCTGGTCGGCTCGGCGCAACCGCCGCCGGTATCGCCCTCGCGGTCGGGCTGGTGGCATCGCTGGGCACCTTCCTCACTGCGTCCGAGAACACGATGACCCGCCGAGCCGTCAGCTCGGTGATCGTCCCCTGGCAGATAGAAGTCCAACGAGGCGCCGATGCAGCGGCCATGGGCACCCTGGTGCGGGCCGAGCCCGGGGTGGCGAAGGTCGAGGCGGTCCAGTTCGCGTCGACGTCCGGATTCGAATCGACGGGCAGCGGAACCACCCAGACAACCGGTCCCGGTGTCGTGCTGGGCATCAGCCCGACCTACCGATCCACGTTCCCCGATGAGTTCCGGACACTGACGGGTGCGACCACCGGCGCCCTGCTCGCCCAACAGACAGCAGCCAATCTGCACGCCGGCCCCGGGGACACCATCAGGGTGCGGCTCGCCGGCGGAGCGTGGCGTGCCGTGACCATCGCCGGGATCATCGATCTGCCCCAGGCAGATTCACTGTTCCAGCGGATCGGCGCACCACCTCAGTCGCAACCCTCCGCCCCCCCGGACAATGTGCTCGTCCTCCCCCAGAACTCGTTGAACTCGCTCCTGGGAGGCACAGCGGGCGCGAGCGTCGGAACGACCGAACAGTTCCACGTCACGCTGGACCCGCTGCAGGCCCACGACCCAGCGGCGGCGTACACCGCGACGGTCACCGCGGCCCACCATCTCGAAGCTGCCTCCACCGGCGGAACCCGGGTGGGAAACAACGTCGGAGCTGCCCTTGACGCTGCCCGGAAGGACGCCCGGTACGCCGAGCTCCTGTTCCTGTTCCTCGGACTCCCGGGAGTCATCCTCGCCGCTTTGATCACGGCCGGCCTGGTCGGAGCCGGAGCGAACCGTCGGCGTGAAGAACAGGCACTCCTGCGGCTCAGGGGGCTCAGGCCTCGCGACGTCGCCACTCTGGCAGCCGTCGAGGCAGCGATCGTGGGCGTCGTCGGGGGACTCCTCGGGCTGGCCCTGGCCTCGGTGGCCGGGAGCTGGGCGTTCAGTTCGCTGTCGGTCGGATCCAGCGGATTGCCGACGGTGGGGTGGGCAGTGGCCGCCGTCGCCGCCGGGCTCGTCGTCACGGCGATCACCGTGCTGCTGCCGGCGACCGCAGATCTTCGCGGCCGAACTGTTGTCGACACACGTCGGCAGCACCAGAGGAGACGGGGAAGCTGGTGGTCGAAGATCGGGCTGGACGTGCTGCTGATCGTCAGCGCACTGCTGATCTTCCGCGCCGCGGCATCGGACAACTACTCGCTGGTCCTGGCTCCGGAGGGGGTGGCCTCGATCTCCGTGTCCTACTGGGCATTTCTCGGACCGGCACTGCTGTGGTTGGGAACGTCGCTGCTGCTGTGGCGCCTGACGAATCTGCTGCTGCGCGCCGCCCGCCGCCCGCTGACCGCGATCTTCCGCCCCGTCGCCGGGGCGCTCGCACCCGTCGGTGCAGCGGGCATGGCCCGACGCCGTCGTCCGCTGGCCACCGCTGTCGTCCTGCTGGCGCTCGCGGTGTCGTTCGCCATCTCCACCGCCACCTTCACTGCGACCTACCAGCAGCAGGCCGAGGTCGATGCCGTCCTCACCAACGGCGCCGATGTCACCGTCACCCAACCGCCGGGAACCATCAGCCCACCGTCCGCCGGTGATCGGCTGTCATCCATCCGTGGGGTGAAACACGTCGAACCACTCCAACATCGCTTTGCCTACGTCGGATCCGACCTCCAGGACCTCTACGGAGTCCGTCCGGACACCATCACCGACGCCACCGCACTGCAGGACGCCTACTTCGTCGGCGGGTCGGCACGGCAGATGATGGGCATCCTGCAGACGAAACCGGATTCGATCCTCGTCAGCGACGAAACCGTGAAGGACTTCCAGCTCGCCCCCGGGGACTTGGTGAACCTGCGCCTGCCGGACAGCCGCACACACGCCCTGATCACCGTTCCGTTCCACTACGCCGGAATCGTGACCGAGTTCCCCACGGCTCCCAAGGACAGCTTCTTCGTCGCCAACGCCGCCTACATCGCCACCGCCACCGGGTCCGACGCCGTCGGATCGTTCCTGCTGGACACGAGCGGCGCGGATCCCGCCGCGGTCGCCGCCGACATCCGTACCGCCGTCGGGACATCGGCGTCCGTCACCGACATCACCCAGACCCGACTGCAGGTCGGCTCCAGCCTGACTTCGGTCAACCTGACCGGCCTCACCCAGTTGGAACTGGCATTCGCCATCCTGCTGGCGGCCGCAGCCGGAGCACTGGTGATGTGGATCGGACTGGCAGAAAGGCGGCGGAGCCGGGCCATCATGACGGTGATCGGTGCCCGCCGCCGGCAACTGACCGGTCTGGTGATCAGCGAAGCGATACCCATCGCCGCACTCGGCACGTTCGGTGGGCTGGTGATCTCCTGGGCGCTCTCCCAGATGCTGGTGAAGGTCCTCACCGGGGTTTTCGACCCGCCCCCGTCCTCGATCGCGGTTCCGTGGACATATGTGGCGCTGGTGCTGGTCTCGACCGTGCTCACGCTCGGTCTCGCAGCAGTCATCAGCACTCGACGCTCGAACCGCCCGCCGATCGAAGAACTGCGTGACCTGTGA
- a CDS encoding response regulator transcription factor: protein MTKHPGHAAGRILVVEDDDAIGRHLQSGLTTNGYAVSWKRGGRAAIAAADAVPPDIVLLDLGLPDIDGIEVARKLRSDHPDVLIVILTARSDDIDVVVGLDAGADDYLVKPFTMAVLLARLRAHRRRPAGSGADVRTLTVAGLEIDIAARECRLAGAPVALRLKEFELIVALARKAGEVISREDLMRQVWDENWFGSTKVLDVTIAALRRQLANAAARQHTPHPPTITTFRGAGYRLDRPNCVTSTTP, encoded by the coding sequence ATGACCAAGCACCCCGGTCACGCGGCCGGCCGCATCCTGGTGGTGGAGGACGACGACGCCATCGGTCGGCACCTGCAGTCCGGGCTGACGACCAACGGCTACGCGGTCTCCTGGAAGCGCGGCGGACGGGCCGCCATCGCAGCAGCCGATGCCGTTCCCCCCGACATCGTCCTGTTGGACCTCGGCCTGCCCGACATCGACGGCATCGAAGTCGCTCGGAAACTGCGATCCGACCACCCCGACGTGCTGATCGTCATCCTGACAGCGCGCAGTGACGACATCGACGTCGTCGTCGGACTCGACGCCGGGGCCGACGACTATCTGGTGAAGCCGTTCACGATGGCCGTTCTGCTCGCGCGATTGCGCGCACATCGACGCCGACCGGCGGGGAGCGGCGCGGATGTCCGGACCCTGACCGTCGCCGGCCTGGAGATCGACATCGCAGCTCGAGAATGCCGGTTGGCCGGAGCACCAGTGGCGTTGAGGCTGAAGGAGTTCGAGTTGATCGTCGCACTGGCCCGCAAGGCCGGCGAGGTCATCAGTCGCGAAGATCTGATGCGGCAGGTCTGGGACGAGAACTGGTTCGGATCGACCAAAGTCCTGGACGTCACCATCGCCGCGCTCCGCAGGCAGCTCGCGAACGCGGCCGCCCGACAGCACACACCGCATCCCCCGACGATCACCACCTTCCGAGGAGCCGGTTACCGTCTCGACCGACCGAACTGCGTCACATCGACAACTCCCTGA
- the purB gene encoding adenylosuccinate lyase, translating to MTPDVLAQRYASEQMRAIWSAENKIIAERRLWLAVLRAQIAAGVPTDDGAVDAYAAVVDRVDLASIAQRERVTKHDVKARIEEFNALAGFEVIHRGMTSRDLTENVEQAQILQALTLVRDRSVALLRRLSERAVEHADLVMSGRSHNVPAQATTLGKRFASAADEVLIAHERIESLLGRYPMRGIKGPVGTAQDMLDLLGSSAAVATLENAVVQEISGTDRVLDSVGQVYPRSLDHEVLSALVQLAAGPSSLATTIRLMAGAELATEGFRPGQVGSSAMPHKMNARSCERVCGLAVILRGFASMAAELSGAQWNEGDVFCSVVRRVALPDAFYAIDGLLETFLTVLDDFGAYPAVIERELLRYLPFLATTKVLMSAVRAGVGREVAHAAIKEHAVAVALDMRERGRADNDLLERLAADDRLPLDLAALQALLAAPLSFTGAARSQIDAVAGRIARLVHEHPEAAAYTPGDIL from the coding sequence GTGACCCCCGATGTCCTTGCCCAGCGCTACGCGTCCGAGCAGATGCGCGCCATCTGGTCGGCGGAGAACAAGATCATCGCCGAACGACGACTGTGGCTGGCTGTGCTGCGCGCGCAGATCGCAGCGGGTGTGCCGACGGACGACGGCGCCGTCGACGCCTACGCAGCGGTCGTCGACCGGGTCGATCTCGCCTCGATCGCGCAGCGGGAGCGGGTCACCAAGCACGACGTCAAGGCGCGCATCGAGGAGTTCAACGCGCTCGCCGGTTTCGAGGTCATCCACCGCGGGATGACCAGCAGGGATCTCACCGAGAACGTCGAGCAGGCCCAGATCCTGCAGGCGCTCACCCTCGTCCGAGACCGGTCGGTCGCCCTGCTGCGCCGACTCTCCGAACGGGCCGTCGAACACGCAGACCTGGTGATGTCCGGTCGTTCGCACAACGTCCCTGCCCAGGCGACGACGCTCGGCAAGCGGTTCGCCTCGGCCGCAGATGAAGTGCTGATCGCCCACGAGCGGATCGAGTCGCTGCTGGGGCGCTATCCGATGCGAGGCATCAAGGGTCCGGTGGGCACCGCCCAGGACATGCTCGACCTGCTCGGTTCGTCCGCCGCCGTCGCCACGTTGGAAAATGCTGTGGTGCAGGAGATCTCGGGTACGGACCGAGTGTTGGACTCGGTCGGTCAGGTGTATCCGCGGTCGCTCGATCACGAAGTGCTCTCCGCGCTGGTGCAGCTGGCCGCCGGGCCGTCGTCACTGGCCACCACGATCCGCCTGATGGCAGGGGCGGAGTTGGCCACCGAGGGTTTCCGGCCTGGGCAGGTCGGCTCGTCGGCCATGCCGCACAAGATGAATGCCCGCTCCTGCGAACGGGTGTGCGGGCTTGCCGTCATCCTCCGCGGGTTCGCCTCGATGGCCGCCGAACTGTCCGGCGCGCAGTGGAACGAGGGCGATGTGTTCTGCTCGGTCGTCCGCCGCGTGGCCCTGCCGGATGCGTTCTACGCGATCGACGGGCTGCTGGAGACGTTCCTGACGGTGCTCGACGACTTCGGCGCCTACCCGGCCGTCATCGAGCGGGAGTTGTTGCGCTACCTGCCGTTCCTGGCCACGACCAAGGTGTTGATGTCCGCGGTGCGGGCCGGTGTCGGTCGCGAGGTCGCGCACGCGGCGATCAAGGAGCACGCGGTCGCGGTGGCGTTGGACATGCGGGAGCGGGGCCGCGCCGACAACGACCTGCTGGAGCGCTTGGCCGCGGACGACAGACTGCCGCTGGATCTTGCTGCGCTGCAAGCACTCCTGGCTGCCCCGCTGTCGTTCACCGGCGCCGCGCGGTCGCAGATCGACGCGGTGGCCGGGCGGATCGCCCGTCTCGTCCATGAGCATCCGGAAGCCGCCGCCTACACGCCAGGCGACATCTTGTAG
- a CDS encoding SigE family RNA polymerase sigma factor: protein MDPAEEAEFTAYVESRRARTRRTAHLLCRDWHRADDLTQIAFVKLYSAWTRIRDKAARDSYLRSCLVRAVIDESRRPWRREHDTDEVPDGGGRSFAPAGFGAPAAHSSDHSGSVADRQVVRTALDAIPPGQRVILVLRYYDGLDVAATASTLGCSEGNVKSQTARGLQALKAALGPEGLAAFGREVNKDA, encoded by the coding sequence GTGGACCCCGCGGAGGAGGCTGAGTTCACTGCCTACGTCGAATCGCGTCGCGCGCGCACCCGACGGACCGCGCATCTGCTGTGCCGGGACTGGCATCGCGCCGACGACCTCACCCAGATCGCGTTCGTGAAGCTCTACAGCGCCTGGACGCGGATCCGCGACAAGGCGGCCCGCGATTCGTACCTCCGCTCGTGCTTGGTGCGGGCGGTCATCGACGAGTCGCGACGACCGTGGCGCCGGGAACACGACACCGACGAGGTCCCGGACGGTGGCGGCCGGTCGTTCGCACCCGCCGGGTTCGGTGCGCCGGCCGCGCACAGCAGCGATCACTCCGGATCGGTCGCCGATCGTCAAGTCGTGCGCACCGCACTGGACGCGATCCCTCCGGGTCAGCGGGTGATCCTGGTGTTGCGGTACTACGACGGGCTGGACGTCGCGGCGACGGCGTCGACCCTGGGCTGCTCGGAAGGAAACGTGAAATCGCAGACCGCCCGCGGTCTGCAAGCACTCAAGGCGGCACTCGGGCCGGAAGGCCTGGCGGCATTCGGAAGGGAGGTGAACAAGGATGCCTGA
- a CDS encoding anti-sigma factor, with the protein MTIRPLGSGRASDPEIHLLTGARALGAIDVAEAQSFDDHLADCPTCAEEYSSLVATAAMLGAAEAASPPRSLRRRVLQDVSHTRQLPPPVTTLDSRRPAWRRPVTWLAAAAAAAVIATGVTWSLSGSDDPRSIATLQECVASATDVVSTAPSVGTGGEIRTSRICNAVVVQLPEMGTVPAGSDFQIWRVDATGKHSLGLAKHGADGSVPASMVSFSLSDTDKAVAVTTEPAGGSEQPQGDIFWQADL; encoded by the coding sequence ATGACCATCCGACCGCTGGGAAGCGGACGAGCGTCCGATCCGGAAATCCATCTGCTGACCGGCGCTCGCGCCCTCGGTGCCATCGATGTCGCGGAGGCGCAGAGCTTCGACGACCACCTGGCGGACTGCCCCACCTGCGCCGAGGAGTACTCCTCGCTGGTGGCCACCGCCGCCATGCTGGGTGCTGCCGAAGCCGCCAGCCCGCCGCGGTCCCTGCGCCGCCGGGTCCTGCAGGACGTGTCCCACACGCGGCAGCTGCCGCCCCCGGTGACGACCCTCGACTCCCGTCGGCCGGCCTGGCGCCGTCCGGTGACCTGGCTCGCTGCTGCTGCGGCGGCTGCAGTCATCGCCACCGGAGTCACCTGGTCGTTGTCAGGATCGGACGACCCGCGATCGATTGCGACCCTGCAGGAATGTGTGGCGTCCGCCACCGATGTCGTCAGCACGGCTCCGAGCGTCGGCACCGGCGGCGAGATCAGGACATCCCGCATCTGCAACGCCGTGGTGGTCCAGCTCCCGGAGATGGGCACTGTTCCTGCCGGCAGTGATTTCCAGATCTGGCGAGTGGATGCCACCGGCAAGCACTCGCTCGGTCTGGCGAAGCACGGCGCCGACGGTAGCGTGCCTGCCTCGATGGTCTCGTTCTCCCTGTCGGACACCGACAAGGCTGTTGCGGTGACCACCGAGCCGGCCGGCGGATCCGAACAGCCCCAGGGTGACATCTTCTGGCAGGCCGACCTCTGA